A window from Malacoplasma iowae encodes these proteins:
- the rpsC gene encoding 30S ribosomal protein S3 gives MGQKVNPNGLRIGINKNWQSRWIALDGKQTAKWLVEDDKIRNHLIKKFKAAQIANIEIERQQKKIDLFIHCSQPGIILGKDMATLKVVKKDVNLIVGRDVKVNVNVLALDKPALSARIIAREIADAIENRISFRNAQKIAIKKVLMNGAKGIKTHVSGRLGGVEMAREEGYSEGIVPLTTLRADIDYALEEAHTTYGLIGVKVWINRGEIFDKKVQRKEMPVKKMEPKKPIQQKPVQKPVQKPVEQKPVKEVDPEALKREQQQLKVVESKPNEKNVKVEETSIIMISASPKHANKLLDEKETNVLFYKVTPVNKVERVLIYATAPIQAVVGEFDLEKIDIHALSTSWTKFGKNSVLTKKEFDEYYEGKKEAHALISKKSFRYSKPKKLEDFNMKKGPSGFQYLK, from the coding sequence ATGGGACAAAAAGTAAATCCAAATGGATTAAGAATTGGGATTAACAAAAACTGACAATCAAGATGAATTGCTTTAGATGGTAAACAAACTGCTAAGTGATTAGTTGAAGATGACAAGATCAGAAACCATTTAATTAAAAAATTCAAAGCTGCGCAAATCGCTAATATTGAAATTGAAAGACAACAGAAAAAAATTGATTTATTTATTCATTGTTCACAACCAGGTATTATTCTTGGAAAAGATATGGCAACTTTAAAAGTTGTGAAAAAAGATGTAAACCTAATTGTTGGTAGAGATGTTAAAGTTAATGTTAACGTTTTAGCTTTAGACAAACCAGCTTTATCAGCAAGAATAATTGCAAGAGAAATTGCTGATGCAATTGAAAATAGAATTTCTTTTAGAAATGCTCAAAAAATTGCAATTAAAAAAGTTTTAATGAATGGAGCTAAAGGTATTAAAACTCACGTATCAGGTAGACTTGGTGGGGTTGAAATGGCTAGAGAAGAAGGATATTCAGAAGGTATTGTTCCTCTAACAACTTTAAGAGCAGATATTGATTATGCTTTAGAAGAAGCTCATACAACTTATGGTTTAATTGGTGTTAAAGTTTGAATTAATCGTGGTGAAATTTTTGATAAAAAAGTTCAAAGAAAAGAAATGCCTGTTAAAAAAATGGAACCTAAAAAACCTATTCAACAAAAACCAGTTCAAAAACCTGTCCAAAAGCCAGTAGAACAAAAACCTGTTAAAGAAGTTGACCCAGAAGCTTTAAAAAGAGAACAACAACAATTAAAAGTTGTTGAAAGTAAACCTAATGAAAAGAATGTAAAAGTTGAAGAGACTTCAATCATTATGATTTCAGCAAGTCCAAAACATGCTAACAAATTATTAGATGAAAAAGAAACAAATGTTCTTTTCTATAAGGTTACACCAGTAAATAAAGTTGAAAGAGTTTTAATTTATGCAACTGCTCCAATTCAAGCAGTTGTTGGTGAATTTGATTTAGAAAAAATCGATATTCATGCTCTATCAACATCTTGAACAAAATTTGGTAAAAACTCAGTTTTAACTAAAAAAGAATTTGATGAATATTATGAAGGAAAAAAAGAAGCACATGCTCTTATTTCTAAAAAATCATTTAGATATAGCAAACCAAAAAAACTTGAAGACTTTAATATGAAAAAAGGTCCAAGTGGCTTCCAATATTTAAAATAA
- the rplP gene encoding 50S ribosomal protein L16, translated as MLQPKRTKYRKPHRVSYEGKAKGNNYIAFGTMGLMATSGNWVTDRQIEAARIAISKTLGKTGKMWIRIFPHMSLTKKPLEVRMGSGKGSPEFWVAVVKAGTVMFEVAGIPEEQMREGLRRAGHKLNVNWKIVKKEDFVNDQRTTK; from the coding sequence ATGTTACAACCAAAACGTACAAAATATAGAAAACCTCATCGTGTAAGCTATGAGGGAAAAGCTAAAGGTAACAATTATATTGCTTTTGGAACAATGGGTCTAATGGCAACATCTGGTAATTGAGTTACTGATAGACAAATTGAAGCTGCTCGTATTGCTATATCAAAGACTTTAGGAAAAACAGGAAAAATGTGAATTAGAATTTTCCCTCATATGTCTTTAACTAAAAAACCACTAGAAGTACGTATGGGTTCTGGTAAAGGTTCTCCAGAATTCTGAGTAGCTGTGGTTAAAGCTGGAACTGTTATGTTTGAAGTTGCTGGAATTCCAGAAGAACAAATGAGAGAAGGATTAAGAAGAGCTGGTCACAAATTGAATGTTAATTGAAAGATAGTTAAAAAAGAGGATTTTGTAAATGATCAAAGAACTACAAAATAA
- the rpsQ gene encoding 30S ribosomal protein S17 gives MERNRRKVLQGVVVSDKMQKTIVVNVETKTKHPLYKKLVITHKKYHAHDEKEECKIGDFVEIIETRPLSALKRWRLNSIIEKAK, from the coding sequence ATGGAAAGAAATAGAAGAAAAGTTTTACAAGGTGTTGTTGTTTCAGACAAAATGCAAAAAACTATTGTAGTTAATGTAGAAACTAAAACAAAACATCCATTATATAAAAAATTAGTTATTACTCATAAAAAATACCATGCACATGATGAAAAAGAAGAATGCAAAATTGGTGATTTTGTAGAAATTATTGAAACAAGACCTTTAAGTGCTTTAAAACGTTGAAGACTTAACAGCATCATTGAAAAAGCTAAATAG
- the rplN gene encoding 50S ribosomal protein L14, which translates to MIQFMSRMNVADNTGAKIVGVIKVIGGSKRRYASVGDIVIVSVKKAQPDGIVKKGQVCKAVIVRTKKTIKRSSGNYLSFDDNACVIIKEDKTPRGSRIFGPVARELRDKGFAKIASLAPEVL; encoded by the coding sequence ATGATTCAATTTATGTCAAGAATGAACGTAGCTGATAACACTGGTGCCAAAATAGTTGGAGTTATTAAAGTTATTGGTGGTTCAAAAAGAAGATATGCATCTGTTGGGGACATTGTAATAGTGTCAGTTAAAAAAGCTCAACCAGATGGGATAGTTAAAAAAGGTCAAGTTTGTAAAGCAGTTATAGTTAGAACTAAAAAAACAATTAAAAGATCTAGTGGAAACTATTTATCATTTGATGATAATGCATGTGTAATTATTAAAGAAGATAAAACTCCTAGAGGTTCTCGTATTTTTGGACCTGTTGCTAGAGAGTTAAGAGATAAAGGTTTTGCTAAGATAGCTTCTTTAGCACCAGAAGTATTATAG
- the rplX gene encoding 50S ribosomal protein L24, with translation MQRLKKGDRVRVISGKETGKEGTILQVFPKLDKAIVEGVNIVKKHQKPNHQKEEGGIVEKQLPIHLCKLALVEPKAKTKITKVRFGYDKNNKKVRIAKATNSEIGKK, from the coding sequence ATGCAAAGACTTAAAAAAGGTGATAGAGTAAGAGTTATTTCTGGAAAAGAAACTGGAAAAGAAGGAACTATCTTACAAGTGTTTCCAAAACTAGATAAAGCAATAGTTGAAGGTGTAAACATTGTTAAAAAACACCAAAAACCTAATCATCAAAAAGAAGAAGGCGGAATTGTTGAAAAACAATTACCAATTCATTTATGTAAATTAGCTTTAGTTGAACCTAAAGCTAAAACTAAAATAACTAAAGTTAGATTTGGTTATGACAAAAATAATAAAAAAGTTAGAATCGCTAAAGCAACAAATTCTGAAATAGGTAAAAAATAA
- the rplE gene encoding 50S ribosomal protein L5 → MAIKSSLYDKYKKTVSKELLNEFKYQSVMQIPRIEKIVINSGLGDATADSKIIELGKKELEVITGQKPAETKAKKSIATFKLRKDQVIGVKVTLRKENMWNFLDKLISVAIPRIRDFRGLSTKSFDGRGNYTLGIKEQIIFPEIVYDDIKKIRGFDITIVTSANTDKEALFLLKALGMPFVRTKEAK, encoded by the coding sequence ATGGCTATTAAATCAAGTTTATATGATAAATATAAAAAAACAGTTAGCAAAGAATTATTAAATGAATTCAAATATCAATCTGTTATGCAAATACCAAGAATTGAAAAAATTGTTATCAATTCAGGTTTAGGTGATGCTACAGCTGATTCTAAAATAATTGAGTTAGGTAAAAAAGAATTAGAAGTTATCACTGGGCAAAAACCAGCTGAAACTAAAGCAAAAAAATCTATTGCTACATTCAAATTAAGAAAAGACCAAGTTATTGGTGTTAAAGTTACTTTAAGAAAAGAAAATATGTGAAACTTCTTGGATAAATTAATTTCAGTAGCTATTCCAAGAATTAGAGACTTTAGAGGTTTATCTACTAAATCATTTGATGGTAGAGGTAACTACACTTTAGGTATTAAAGAACAAATTATTTTCCCAGAAATTGTTTATGATGATATTAAAAAAATTAGAGGGTTTGATATAACAATTGTTACATCAGCTAATACTGATAAAGAAGCTTTGTTTCTTTTAAAAGCATTAGGCATGCCTTTTGTTAGAACTAAGGAGGCTAAATAA
- a CDS encoding type Z 30S ribosomal protein S14, with product MAKKSLIVKQKKHQKFSVREYTRCERCGRPRAVLRKFGICRLCFRDLAYKGAIPGVKKASW from the coding sequence ATGGCTAAAAAATCATTAATTGTAAAACAAAAAAAACATCAAAAATTCTCAGTAAGAGAATACACAAGATGTGAAAGATGTGGAAGACCTAGAGCCGTATTAAGAAAATTCGGTATCTGTCGTTTATGCTTTAGAGACCTTGCATATAAAGGTGCAATTCCTGGCGTTAAAAAAGCAAGCTGATAA
- the rpsH gene encoding 30S ribosomal protein S8 yields the protein MFIDPISDLLLRIKTGTKARKEEVVVHSSKLVEGILTILKNEGYIVDFKTKKLPNNKKETKVILKYKNNVSSISGLKQISKPGLRVYSKAEKLPKVLNGLGIAIISTSSGLMTDKAARAKSIGGEVIAFVW from the coding sequence ATGTTCATCGATCCAATATCAGATTTACTATTAAGAATTAAAACAGGAACTAAAGCAAGAAAAGAAGAAGTTGTTGTTCATTCATCTAAATTAGTTGAAGGAATATTAACAATATTAAAAAATGAAGGTTACATTGTAGACTTCAAAACTAAAAAGCTTCCAAATAATAAAAAAGAAACTAAAGTTATTTTGAAATATAAAAATAACGTATCATCAATTTCTGGATTAAAACAAATTTCTAAACCAGGATTAAGAGTTTATAGTAAAGCAGAAAAACTTCCTAAAGTTTTAAATGGATTAGGAATTGCAATTATTTCTACAAGTTCTGGTTTAATGACAGATAAAGCTGCAAGAGCTAAAAGTATTGGTGGCGAAGTAATCGCTTTTGTTTGATAG
- the rplF gene encoding 50S ribosomal protein L6, whose translation MSRIGNRILDIPSGVNVDVQKGIVKVSGKNGNLDIKFDSKLISVISKENKIYVKRNNEEKFTKMLHGTVNANIKNAIIGVDQGHSKTLKISGVGYKAAVSGTNVDLYLGHSHNILVPIPAGVKVECPTATEIKIWGADKIVVGQLAAVIRSKRKPEPYKGKGVMYSDEHIVRKVGKTAEGSKK comes from the coding sequence ATGTCACGTATAGGAAATAGAATTTTAGATATTCCAAGTGGTGTTAATGTTGATGTTCAAAAAGGTATTGTTAAAGTATCTGGTAAGAACGGAAACCTTGATATTAAATTCGATAGCAAACTAATATCTGTCATTTCAAAAGAAAACAAAATATATGTAAAAAGAAATAATGAAGAAAAATTTACAAAAATGCTTCATGGTACAGTAAATGCCAATATTAAAAATGCAATTATTGGTGTAGACCAAGGGCATTCAAAAACATTAAAGATCAGCGGGGTTGGTTATAAAGCTGCTGTTTCTGGTACAAATGTTGATTTATATTTAGGACATTCTCATAATATTTTGGTACCTATTCCTGCAGGTGTTAAAGTTGAGTGTCCAACAGCTACTGAAATAAAAATATGAGGTGCTGATAAAATAGTTGTTGGTCAATTAGCAGCTGTTATTAGAAGTAAAAGAAAACCTGAACCATATAAAGGTAAAGGTGTTATGTATTCAGATGAGCACATTGTTAGAAAAGTTGGTAAAACAGCTGAAGGTTCAAAAAAATAG
- the rplR gene encoding 50S ribosomal protein L18: protein MKDINVNRKLNRELRHKKVLRKFHKIDNGLPRLIVTKTNAHIFAQLIDDNKHITIASSSSLQLKLKNGNIENSKKVGEDIAKKAIAKKVKKIHFDCGGSKYHGRISALADAARNAGLKF, encoded by the coding sequence ATGAAAGATATTAATGTTAATAGAAAACTTAATAGAGAATTACGTCATAAAAAAGTTTTGAGAAAATTTCACAAAATTGATAATGGTTTACCAAGACTTATAGTAACTAAAACAAATGCTCATATATTTGCACAATTAATCGACGATAACAAACACATAACAATTGCATCAAGTTCTTCTCTTCAACTTAAATTAAAAAATGGTAACATTGAAAATTCTAAAAAAGTTGGTGAAGATATTGCTAAAAAAGCAATTGCTAAAAAAGTGAAAAAAATTCACTTTGACTGTGGTGGTTCTAAATACCACGGTAGAATTTCTGCATTAGCAGATGCAGCAAGAAACGCAGGATTAAAATTCTAA
- the rpsE gene encoding 30S ribosomal protein S5: MEEIKNQSTAQNEQVKEDKKVLKKTETNNKFSSNRSNKDNNKDSNSREKAPRTSMTGYEEKVVGVKRISKTTKGGRNMRFSALVVIGDKKGSIGFGMGKSIEVPVAIKKALKNAKNNMVKVKMTKKATVFHETIGKHGAGRVLLKPAVEGTGIIAGGPIKVVLELAGFKDVYSKNLGKNTSLNMVRATVKGLLSQKTPKEIAHLRDKKLSEL; encoded by the coding sequence ATGGAAGAAATTAAAAATCAATCGACTGCTCAAAATGAGCAAGTAAAAGAAGACAAAAAAGTCTTAAAGAAAACAGAAACAAATAACAAGTTCTCAAGTAATAGATCTAATAAAGATAACAATAAAGATTCAAATTCTAGAGAAAAAGCTCCAAGAACATCAATGACTGGATATGAAGAAAAAGTTGTTGGTGTAAAAAGAATTTCTAAAACTACTAAGGGTGGTAGAAATATGAGATTTAGTGCTCTTGTAGTTATTGGAGATAAAAAAGGTAGCATTGGATTTGGAATGGGTAAATCTATTGAAGTTCCAGTTGCTATTAAAAAAGCTTTAAAAAATGCTAAAAACAACATGGTTAAAGTTAAAATGACTAAAAAAGCAACTGTTTTCCATGAAACTATTGGTAAACATGGTGCTGGTAGAGTTTTATTAAAACCAGCTGTTGAAGGTACTGGTATTATTGCTGGTGGTCCAATTAAAGTGGTGTTAGAGTTAGCTGGTTTTAAAGATGTTTATTCTAAAAACCTTGGTAAAAATACTTCTTTAAATATGGTTAGAGCTACAGTAAAAGGATTACTATCACAAAAAACTCCTAAAGAAATCGCGCACCTTAGAGACAAAAAACTTAGTGAATTATAA
- the rplO gene encoding 50S ribosomal protein L15, whose product MKLNKLSYNEGARNHKEKRVGRGFGSGIGKTSTRGSKGQNSRKSGGTRLGFEGGQTPLYRRIPKVGFNNKNFENAYNVITLDMISKWNVTEINYKSLVEKKLIQDNNLPIKIIGSTEIKKPLNVSVHKISKGAIAALEKSKSKFSIVSAEKSKTIKSTKK is encoded by the coding sequence ATGAAATTAAATAAATTATCATACAACGAAGGTGCTAGAAATCATAAAGAAAAAAGAGTTGGTCGTGGTTTTGGATCAGGAATTGGTAAAACTTCTACAAGAGGTAGTAAAGGTCAAAACTCTAGAAAATCTGGTGGAACTCGTTTAGGATTTGAAGGTGGTCAAACACCATTATATAGAAGAATTCCTAAAGTTGGTTTCAACAACAAAAACTTTGAGAACGCATATAATGTTATTACTTTAGATATGATCTCTAAATGAAATGTAACTGAAATAAATTACAAATCATTAGTTGAGAAAAAATTAATTCAAGACAATAATTTACCAATTAAAATTATTGGTTCAACTGAGATCAAAAAACCACTAAATGTATCTGTTCACAAAATTTCTAAAGGTGCTATTGCAGCACTTGAAAAATCAAAAAGTAAATTCTCAATTGTTTCTGCAGAAAAAAGCAAAACTATTAAGTCAACTAAAAAATAA
- the secY gene encoding preprotein translocase subunit SecY, translating to MANINNRNKKISNWTYLKRIFTNKQVMISLLATMILLLLFRIGASLTLPGVKLNGVSSDTEQSFLGILNILGGGGITRFSFMAIGVSPYITAQIIIQLLSSDLIKPLTRLTKAGEKGKRKIEIINRILTIPFAIMQAYAVLSLAANSGAITIFGQTSVAAVPGGQLFLLLIGMTAGTFLTIFLADVISKRGIGNGITLIILSGILSSLFSNFSNVFEVLVNQSTSTYELLKYFSFILYLVFFILILLAVVFMNGSTRKIPIQQIGQGLTTESEEMPYLPIKLNAAGVIPVIFASSLMTIPPTIAQFLSPTNGFVTFVNEFLAIETPVGLTIYAILIFLFGFFYSHIQVNPEKLAENLKKSGKYIPGVKVGEETYKYITRTLNRVNWLGVPFLVVIAIIPYIISMTTNIPNGLAIGGTGIIIMVSGSLEFWQALKSAQTNYGYSNLTKDIKSSNESYLSKGDDDSDSKKSQHLW from the coding sequence ATGGCTAATATAAATAATAGAAATAAGAAGATATCAAACTGAACGTATCTAAAAAGAATATTTACAAATAAGCAAGTCATGATTTCTTTATTAGCAACCATGATTTTGCTTTTGTTGTTTAGGATAGGTGCAAGTCTTACATTACCAGGGGTAAAACTTAATGGTGTGTCATCAGATACTGAACAATCATTTTTAGGTATTTTAAATATTTTGGGTGGTGGTGGAATCACCAGATTTTCTTTTATGGCTATTGGTGTTTCGCCATATATTACAGCTCAGATTATTATCCAGTTGTTATCAAGTGACTTGATAAAACCGCTTACTAGATTAACCAAAGCTGGTGAAAAAGGTAAGAGAAAAATTGAGATTATTAACCGTATATTAACAATTCCTTTTGCCATAATGCAAGCTTATGCTGTTTTAAGTTTAGCTGCAAATAGTGGAGCTATAACTATTTTTGGACAAACATCTGTAGCAGCTGTTCCTGGTGGTCAATTATTTTTATTGTTAATAGGAATGACAGCCGGTACTTTTTTAACTATTTTTTTAGCTGATGTTATATCTAAAAGAGGAATTGGTAACGGCATTACATTAATCATACTTTCAGGTATTTTGTCATCATTATTTAGTAACTTCAGTAATGTATTTGAAGTATTGGTTAATCAATCAACATCAACTTATGAACTACTTAAATATTTCAGTTTTATTTTATATTTAGTATTCTTTATATTAATATTACTTGCTGTAGTATTTATGAATGGTTCTACAAGAAAAATTCCTATTCAACAAATTGGTCAAGGTTTAACAACAGAATCAGAAGAAATGCCATATTTACCAATTAAATTAAATGCTGCTGGTGTTATACCTGTTATTTTTGCAAGTTCATTAATGACTATTCCACCAACAATTGCACAATTCCTTTCTCCAACTAATGGATTTGTAACTTTTGTTAATGAGTTTTTAGCAATTGAAACACCTGTTGGTTTAACAATTTATGCAATACTTATTTTCTTGTTTGGTTTCTTTTATTCTCACATTCAAGTTAATCCAGAAAAACTTGCAGAGAATTTAAAGAAATCTGGTAAGTATATTCCTGGTGTTAAAGTTGGAGAAGAAACATACAAATATATAACTAGAACATTGAACAGGGTTAATTGACTAGGTGTACCATTCTTAGTTGTTATTGCAATCATACCTTATATCATTTCAATGACAACAAACATTCCTAATGGTTTAGCTATTGGTGGTACAGGAATTATTATTATGGTTAGTGGTTCTTTAGAATTCTGACAAGCTCTTAAAAGTGCTCAGACAAACTATGGTTATTCAAACTTGACAAAAGATATTAAATCATCTAACGAATCATATTTATCAAAAGGTGATGATGATAGTGATTCTAAAAAATCACAGCATTTATGATAG
- a CDS encoding adenylate kinase family protein, which translates to MKILLLGAPGSGKGTLSEYLVKEHKFVHVSTGDIFRKTIELNLEFADELKSYMLKGDLVPDELTNKIVKNYLQDLVKQNHSIVLDGYPRTIEQAEFLNNILELDKVFYLDVNHDVLEKRLTGRRTCSVCKKIYNIYFSPPKVDGICDLDNGLLTQRKDDEINTIQNRLSVYKKTTALLIEYYKAKNKLITIEASDSSSKVNQEIESYLK; encoded by the coding sequence ATGAAAATATTATTATTAGGTGCCCCGGGTTCAGGTAAGGGTACTTTATCTGAATATTTAGTTAAAGAACATAAATTTGTACATGTTTCTACAGGGGATATATTCAGAAAAACAATTGAGTTAAATTTAGAATTTGCTGATGAATTAAAAAGCTATATGTTAAAAGGTGATCTTGTACCAGATGAATTAACAAATAAAATTGTGAAAAATTATTTACAAGATCTTGTTAAACAAAACCATTCAATTGTCTTAGATGGATATCCTAGAACAATTGAACAAGCTGAATTTTTAAATAACATTTTAGAACTAGATAAAGTATTTTATTTAGATGTAAATCATGATGTTCTTGAAAAAAGATTAACTGGTAGAAGAACTTGTAGTGTTTGTAAAAAAATTTATAACATTTATTTCTCACCACCTAAGGTAGATGGAATATGTGATCTAGATAATGGTTTATTAACACAAAGAAAAGATGATGAAATTAACACAATTCAAAACAGATTATCAGTGTATAAAAAAACTACAGCACTATTGATAGAATACTATAAAGCTAAAAATAAACTAATAACTATAGAAGCAAGTGATTCATCATCTAAAGTAAATCAAGAAATAGAATCATATTTAAAATAA
- the map gene encoding type I methionyl aminopeptidase, whose translation MIYIKSNYEIEQIKKACSVWKEVKEKLTSFIKEGVSLLEIDEYARKLIEDENGCKACFHNYNGFPGHICLSVNDVVIHGVPTNYKLKYQDMITCDIGVEYNSYICDAAFTIIVGENNEAKKISDVCYNSLIEGIKQVKPNNTIGDISNAIQTYVEANGYKVILDFGGHGCGKKLHEDPIILNYGKKGYGAKLRPGMIICIEPMILTDNNEYYIDKKDNWSVIAKNHKLTCHWEHMVLVTEDGCEILTE comes from the coding sequence ATGATATACATTAAATCAAATTATGAAATTGAACAAATTAAAAAAGCTTGTTCAGTTTGAAAAGAAGTTAAAGAAAAGTTAACATCCTTTATTAAAGAGGGTGTTTCTTTATTAGAAATCGACGAATATGCTAGAAAACTAATTGAAGATGAAAATGGCTGCAAAGCTTGCTTTCACAATTACAATGGTTTTCCTGGGCATATTTGTCTTTCAGTGAATGATGTAGTAATTCACGGAGTCCCAACTAACTACAAATTAAAATACCAAGACATGATAACTTGTGATATTGGAGTTGAATATAACTCTTATATATGTGATGCAGCTTTTACTATTATTGTTGGTGAAAATAATGAAGCTAAAAAAATTAGTGATGTATGTTATAACTCACTAATTGAAGGTATAAAACAAGTTAAACCAAACAACACAATTGGTGATATATCTAATGCAATTCAAACTTATGTTGAAGCAAATGGATACAAAGTTATTTTGGACTTTGGTGGTCATGGTTGTGGTAAAAAGTTGCATGAAGATCCAATTATTTTAAATTATGGAAAAAAAGGCTATGGTGCAAAACTTAGACCTGGAATGATTATTTGCATAGAGCCTATGATATTAACTGACAATAATGAATATTATATAGATAAAAAAGATAACTGATCTGTAATAGCTAAAAACCATAAATTAACATGTCACTGAGAACATATGGTTTTAGTTACAGAAGATGGTTGTGAAATTTTAACAGAATAG
- the infA gene encoding translation initiation factor IF-1 has protein sequence MSKEDKIKLKGVVTETLQGGQFKVKLENNVEIMANVSGKIRVYKIQILKGDTVEVELSPYDLTRGRIVYRIS, from the coding sequence ATGTCAAAAGAAGATAAAATAAAATTAAAAGGCGTTGTTACAGAGACATTGCAGGGTGGACAATTTAAAGTCAAACTTGAAAACAATGTAGAAATTATGGCAAACGTATCTGGTAAAATCCGTGTTTATAAAATTCAGATTTTAAAAGGTGATACTGTAGAAGTTGAGTTAAGTCCTTATGATTTAACACGTGGCCGTATTGTATATAGAATTTCTTAG
- the rpmJ gene encoding 50S ribosomal protein L36: protein MKVRASVKPICKDCKVIKRNGRVMVICKTAKHKQRQG from the coding sequence ATGAAGGTTAGAGCTTCAGTAAAACCAATCTGTAAAGATTGTAAAGTAATTAAAAGAAATGGGCGTGTTATGGTTATTTGTAAAACAGCTAAACACAAACAAAGACAAGGGTAG
- the rpsM gene encoding 30S ribosomal protein S13: protein MARILGVDIPNNKRVVISLTYVYGIGRSRSSEILAKAKIDENRKVSTLTDEELATIRKIAAEYMIEGDLRRETAMNIKRLMEIGCYRGVRHRRSLPVRGQRTKSNARTRKGPRKTVANKKIESK, encoded by the coding sequence ATGGCTCGTATATTAGGTGTTGATATTCCAAATAATAAACGTGTGGTTATTTCGTTAACTTATGTTTATGGAATTGGAAGATCTAGAAGTTCAGAAATTTTAGCTAAAGCTAAAATTGATGAAAATAGAAAAGTTTCTACTCTAACTGATGAAGAATTAGCGACAATTAGAAAAATCGCTGCTGAATACATGATCGAAGGTGACCTTAGAAGAGAAACAGCTATGAACATCAAGAGATTGATGGAAATTGGTTGTTATAGAGGTGTTAGACACAGACGTTCTTTACCTGTAAGAGGTCAAAGAACTAAATCAAATGCTAGAACAAGAAAAGGTCCTAGAAAAACAGTTGCAAACAAAAAGATCGAATCTAAATAG
- the rpsK gene encoding 30S ribosomal protein S11 — protein sequence MAKKKRKLSSPNGIAHIHATANNTIVTLTCELGNAISWSSSGSIGYKGSKKSTPYAAGIAAETAAKAAMDLGLKKIIVKVNGTGQGKDTAIRSLHAAGLEITEIHDVTPIPHNGCRPPKKPR from the coding sequence ATGGCAAAGAAAAAAAGAAAATTATCTTCTCCTAATGGTATAGCTCACATTCATGCAACTGCAAATAACACAATTGTTACATTGACATGTGAATTAGGAAATGCAATTTCATGATCAAGTTCTGGTAGTATTGGATATAAAGGTTCTAAAAAGTCTACTCCATATGCAGCTGGTATAGCAGCTGAAACTGCAGCAAAAGCAGCAATGGATTTAGGTTTGAAAAAAATTATTGTTAAAGTTAATGGTACAGGTCAAGGGAAAGATACAGCAATAAGAAGTTTACATGCTGCAGGATTGGAAATAACAGAAATTCACGATGTTACTCCAATTCCACATAACGGGTGTAGACCACCTAAAAAACCAAGATAA